In Salinirussus salinus, the following proteins share a genomic window:
- a CDS encoding OB-fold nucleic acid binding domain-containing protein — translation MGSCIICGTSVDGRICELHEEDVVFEFRGTQPDELTPGRYYRGTVDGYAEFGVFVDIGDHVTGLLHKSELDQRLDSLDWDAGDTVFVQVKGVRDNGNIDLGWSIRQDESSFRGTLVDDPEADAEYLAEEDEAGNAHGGATDGSSPASAEREEGTDDEAGDDGATESAEPAETGVGAGNATESGESEKAEESAPRAGAVAAQTEDRPARAGSVDDRSEGAGAAAGEAEAGETPAAEDGDDAESVDGTPTFEQVTIDSLADRVGERVRVEGEVVTARQTSGPTVFELRDETGTVDCAAFEEAGVRAYPEAGEGDIVRLEGEVERRRGELQVETEGLVVLEDEERDTVTQRMDEAMLQRARPDEVDPLAADPAVESALEGVRDAATAVRRAVLEGRPVIVRHSATADGYLAGVALERATLPLVREHNTGADAEYHYFDRRPLEGSVYDMDDATGDVTDMLSNRARHDEQFPLFVFLAAGGTAESQDALDLLGVYGARRVLVDEQEVDADIAETVDVLATPDEGETTATALAATLAAHVNGDAREELRHLPAVSFWEETPEEYVDLAEEAGSGAEETTRMREAVALEAYYQSYEDKRELVADLLYGEGDLVEHVSEQFRERMSAEVETAEANIGTREVGGETVLVLDTDAYTHRYEFPPDRLLLDELYRRHREEAAALFGVGTDEAFVRGDVDVRTLVERAQEDAPEAGLDARGAREGRVEFLAGEREAAQEALLAALAESL, via the coding sequence ATGGGTTCGTGTATCATCTGCGGCACGTCTGTCGACGGCCGCATCTGTGAGTTGCATGAAGAGGACGTCGTCTTCGAGTTCCGCGGGACGCAGCCGGACGAGCTGACACCGGGTCGGTACTACCGCGGCACGGTCGACGGCTACGCGGAGTTCGGCGTGTTCGTCGACATCGGCGACCACGTGACCGGGCTCCTCCACAAGAGCGAGCTGGACCAGCGGCTGGACAGCCTCGACTGGGACGCCGGCGACACGGTCTTCGTTCAGGTCAAAGGCGTCCGCGACAACGGGAACATCGACCTGGGCTGGTCGATCCGACAGGACGAGTCGTCGTTCCGCGGCACGCTCGTCGACGACCCCGAAGCCGACGCGGAGTACCTCGCCGAGGAGGACGAAGCGGGAAACGCGCACGGGGGGGCGACTGACGGGTCGTCCCCCGCGTCCGCAGAGAGGGAGGAGGGAACCGACGACGAGGCCGGGGACGACGGAGCGACCGAGTCCGCCGAACCCGCTGAGACTGGAGTCGGCGCCGGAAACGCGACCGAGTCCGGTGAGTCGGAGAAGGCCGAGGAGTCCGCCCCGCGTGCGGGCGCCGTCGCCGCGCAGACGGAGGACCGCCCGGCCCGGGCCGGAAGCGTCGACGACCGGTCGGAAGGTGCCGGGGCTGCGGCAGGCGAGGCGGAGGCCGGGGAGACACCGGCGGCCGAGGACGGCGACGACGCCGAGTCCGTCGACGGGACGCCGACCTTCGAGCAGGTGACCATCGACTCGCTCGCCGACCGCGTGGGCGAGCGCGTCCGGGTCGAGGGCGAGGTCGTCACCGCCAGACAGACCTCGGGCCCGACGGTGTTCGAGTTGCGAGACGAGACCGGAACCGTCGACTGTGCGGCCTTCGAGGAGGCCGGCGTCCGCGCGTACCCCGAGGCCGGCGAGGGCGACATCGTCCGCCTCGAGGGCGAGGTCGAGCGCCGCCGCGGCGAGCTCCAGGTCGAGACCGAGGGGCTGGTCGTCCTCGAAGACGAGGAGCGGGACACGGTCACCCAGCGGATGGACGAGGCGATGCTCCAGCGCGCCCGACCGGACGAGGTCGACCCGCTGGCGGCAGACCCGGCCGTCGAGTCCGCCCTCGAGGGGGTCCGCGACGCCGCGACCGCCGTCCGGCGCGCGGTGCTGGAGGGGCGGCCGGTCATCGTCCGGCACAGCGCAACCGCCGACGGCTATCTGGCGGGCGTGGCGCTGGAGCGGGCGACGCTCCCGCTGGTCCGCGAGCACAACACCGGCGCCGACGCCGAGTACCACTACTTCGACCGGCGGCCCCTAGAGGGCTCGGTCTACGACATGGACGACGCCACGGGCGACGTGACGGACATGCTCTCGAACCGGGCCCGCCACGACGAGCAGTTCCCGCTGTTCGTCTTCCTGGCCGCGGGCGGCACCGCCGAATCCCAGGACGCCCTGGACCTGCTTGGCGTCTACGGCGCCCGCCGCGTCCTCGTCGACGAGCAGGAGGTGGACGCCGACATCGCGGAGACCGTCGACGTGCTCGCCACGCCCGATGAGGGCGAGACGACGGCGACCGCGCTGGCCGCGACGCTCGCGGCCCACGTCAACGGCGACGCCCGCGAGGAACTCCGCCACCTCCCGGCGGTGAGCTTCTGGGAGGAGACGCCCGAGGAGTACGTCGACCTCGCCGAGGAGGCAGGGTCCGGCGCCGAGGAGACCACCCGGATGCGCGAGGCCGTCGCGCTGGAGGCGTACTACCAGTCCTACGAGGACAAGCGCGAGCTGGTCGCGGACCTGCTCTACGGGGAAGGCGACCTCGTCGAACACGTCAGCGAGCAGTTCCGCGAGCGGATGAGCGCGGAGGTCGAGACCGCCGAAGCGAACATCGGCACCCGCGAGGTCGGCGGCGAGACCGTCCTCGTTCTGGACACCGACGCCTACACCCACCGCTACGAGTTCCCGCCGGACCGGCTCCTGCTGGACGAACTCTACCGCCGCCACCGCGAGGAGGCCGCCGCCCTCTTCGGGGTCGGCACCGACGAGGCCTTCGTCCGCGGCGACGTCGACGTGCGAACGCTGGTCGAGCGGGCACAGGAGGACGCCCCGGAAGCGGGCCTGGACGCCCGCGGCGCCCGCGAGGGGCGCGTCGAGTTCCTCGCCGGCGAGCGCGAGGCCGCCCAGGAAGCGCTGCTGGCGGCGCTGGCGGAGTCGCTGTAG
- a CDS encoding YIP1 family protein — protein sequence MTQWAENTDLGRERGPVAVLRAWVEVLVSPRRFFRGKVAPGDQAPGLTFVAAVVLVSETVRLAVVDNAYPVIGGQPAASAVLWVLFVVVLVAPAGVHLTAALQTVILIGTVEDRAGVSETVQVLCYATAPCVLVGLANPWVTGAVTVWGTVLFVVGVSEVHSVPLATALAVAAVPAALAFGYGFGGLEALAAVAEQARLLAGQA from the coding sequence GTGACTCAGTGGGCCGAGAACACCGACCTCGGGCGCGAGCGCGGCCCCGTCGCGGTCCTGCGCGCGTGGGTGGAGGTGCTCGTTTCCCCCCGCCGGTTCTTCCGGGGGAAGGTCGCGCCGGGCGACCAGGCCCCGGGGCTGACCTTCGTGGCGGCGGTCGTCCTGGTCTCCGAGACCGTCCGGCTCGCGGTCGTGGACAACGCCTACCCGGTCATCGGCGGCCAGCCGGCCGCCTCGGCCGTGCTGTGGGTGCTCTTCGTCGTCGTGCTGGTCGCGCCCGCGGGCGTCCACCTCACCGCAGCGCTCCAGACCGTCATCCTGATCGGGACCGTCGAGGACCGCGCCGGCGTCAGCGAGACCGTGCAGGTGCTCTGTTACGCGACCGCGCCCTGCGTGCTCGTCGGGCTCGCGAACCCCTGGGTGACCGGCGCCGTCACCGTCTGGGGGACTGTCCTCTTCGTCGTCGGCGTCAGCGAGGTCCACAGCGTTCCCCTGGCGACGGCGCTCGCCGTGGCCGCCGTGCCAGCCGCTCTCGCCTTCGGCTACGGGTTCGGCGGACTCGAGGCGCTCGCGGCCGTCGCCGAGCAGGCGAGACTCCTCGCGGGCCAGGCCTGA
- a CDS encoding NADPH-dependent FMN reductase, with translation MPPRIVAVCGSLRDASHTRTALGHALDAAGDRGAETELLDLRTYDLPVYDADRDDAGDAPAFRSAVRAADSVLLGSPMYHGSYSAPLKNALDYCGFEEFEDRTVGLLGVSGGSFPVTTLEHLRSVCRALNAWVLPHQAAVPRAGSQFQDGEFVDESLAERVAVLGERAVEYADISPDPGSFEGDQNVGAGG, from the coding sequence ATGCCACCCAGAATCGTCGCCGTCTGCGGGAGTCTGCGGGACGCAAGCCACACCCGGACTGCGCTCGGTCACGCGCTGGACGCGGCGGGTGACCGGGGTGCAGAGACCGAACTACTCGACCTGCGGACGTACGACCTCCCGGTTTACGACGCCGACCGCGACGACGCCGGCGACGCCCCGGCGTTCCGGTCGGCCGTCCGCGCGGCCGACTCGGTACTGCTGGGCTCGCCGATGTACCACGGCTCCTACAGCGCGCCACTGAAGAACGCGCTCGACTACTGCGGGTTCGAGGAGTTCGAGGACCGGACCGTCGGCCTGCTCGGCGTCTCGGGCGGGAGCTTCCCGGTGACGACGCTGGAGCACTTGCGGTCGGTCTGCCGGGCACTGAACGCCTGGGTGTTGCCCCACCAGGCAGCCGTCCCGCGGGCGGGCAGCCAGTTCCAGGACGGCGAGTTCGTCGACGAGTCGCTGGCCGAGCGGGTCGCGGTACTGGGCGAGCGTGCCGTCGAGTACGCCGACATCAGCCCCGACCCGGGTTCCTTCGAGGGCGACCAGAACGTCGGCGCGGGCGGCTAA
- a CDS encoding branched-chain amino acid ABC transporter permease, with protein sequence MAYGFPDRLSGGRSRTQFTIAAILAALLLVGLPYGIPFLLPGGLGGFQMSLLTRTLIFVLFATAFNLLYGYTGLLSFGHAMFIAVAGYTVAKTVSQVAPALGLIETFGGTGWLVTWVLALVLGMLMATLLAVFVGYLSVQLEEIYFALITLAFSMAIFVMANQDTPGTILQALGIGDGNFTNRSDGLTFIMGDVDLFGVIEFQLVDIVNPFGYYFLTLLVVSLGMYAIWRVVRSPFGLVCKAIRENPDRARALGIDVTFHQWMTFIVSGAFSGLAGALLIPLATNVNPESHAFWTASADPVIMTVIGGPYSFFGPAIGAFTYEYLRWFIRQFPVLEAHWEASFGLLLLIVVMFFSNGVSGGVNRGRAWLSEAADRFREDGAAGVGQFVRETVVGHVTWARDAVVGWVKDRVTGLRRLVGSGAG encoded by the coding sequence ATGGCCTACGGATTCCCGGACCGGCTGAGCGGAGGGCGGAGCAGGACCCAGTTCACCATCGCCGCCATCCTGGCGGCGCTGTTGCTGGTCGGGTTACCGTACGGTATCCCGTTTCTCCTCCCCGGCGGGCTCGGCGGCTTCCAGATGTCGCTTCTGACCCGGACGCTGATCTTCGTCCTGTTCGCAACGGCGTTCAACCTGCTGTACGGCTACACGGGGCTGCTCTCGTTCGGGCACGCGATGTTCATCGCGGTGGCCGGCTACACGGTCGCGAAGACCGTCAGCCAGGTCGCACCTGCGCTGGGCCTGATCGAGACCTTCGGTGGCACAGGGTGGCTCGTGACCTGGGTGCTCGCGCTCGTGCTCGGGATGCTCATGGCCACCCTGCTCGCAGTCTTCGTCGGCTATCTCTCGGTCCAGCTCGAGGAGATCTACTTCGCGCTGATCACCCTGGCCTTTAGCATGGCCATTTTCGTGATGGCCAACCAGGACACCCCCGGCACGATACTCCAGGCCCTGGGCATCGGTGACGGGAACTTCACCAACAGGTCCGACGGGCTCACCTTCATCATGGGGGACGTGGACCTGTTCGGGGTGATCGAGTTCCAGCTGGTCGACATCGTCAATCCGTTCGGCTACTACTTCCTGACGCTGCTGGTGGTGTCGCTGGGAATGTACGCGATCTGGCGGGTCGTCCGGTCGCCATTCGGGCTGGTCTGTAAGGCGATCCGCGAGAACCCGGACCGTGCGCGCGCGCTGGGGATCGACGTGACCTTCCACCAGTGGATGACCTTCATCGTCTCCGGTGCCTTCTCCGGGCTCGCGGGGGCGTTGCTCATCCCGCTGGCGACGAACGTCAACCCGGAGAGCCACGCGTTCTGGACGGCCTCGGCCGACCCGGTCATCATGACCGTCATCGGCGGCCCCTACTCATTCTTCGGGCCGGCGATCGGCGCGTTCACCTACGAGTATCTCCGGTGGTTCATCCGGCAGTTCCCGGTGCTCGAGGCCCACTGGGAGGCCAGCTTCGGGCTACTCCTGCTCATCGTGGTGATGTTCTTCAGCAACGGCGTCTCCGGTGGGGTCAACCGCGGGCGGGCCTGGCTGAGCGAGGCCGCGGACCGGTTCCGGGAGGACGGCGCCGCCGGCGTCGGCCAGTTCGTCAGGGAGACCGTCGTCGGACACGTCACCTGGGCGCGTGACGCCGTCGTCGGCTGGGTCAAAGACCGGGTCACCGGCCTCCGCCGTCTGGTCGGCAGCGGCGCCGGCTGA
- a CDS encoding ABC transporter substrate-binding protein — protein sequence MDRRKFLTVAGAGATAALAGCSGNGGGNGGGEPIRIGGVYLLSGLAEQLGAGSAAAAEVAVEAINEEGGINDREVEIQVRDHGDDPQAQMRSLVQEFGADVMIGLTSSGVTLNSGPTIEQLGVPFTLTDIGTPFITEHDTDTYGDYYDEDGRAAGLPNLFRTNSMTAHMTYGIAQYTADNFDGGLRIANMGPDYAYGQQCWAYYQAYLDGLGFDYEVVASEFPSLGAGDMTPQITTVQNADPDIVFTSFWAGDTVTFTSQAAEQGLFEDIEDCFDTIGADPVNFNSLGDTMPDGLHYSGWYWPGAYGTDADQNFIDTFVDAYEDDDEILAYPTFTGGSTWAAVQIYKDAIEAAGGTNAEDIIAEMEGYTFENDPRGTITLDETSHQANASVVIGESSQDADVPYDGPGQTNIQTYSIERSEAQDLLEGSEGLLGGQNDLPPGM from the coding sequence GTGGACCGACGCAAGTTCCTGACTGTGGCTGGGGCCGGCGCGACGGCCGCGCTGGCTGGCTGTTCGGGCAACGGCGGCGGTAACGGGGGCGGCGAGCCGATCCGGATCGGCGGGGTCTACCTGCTCTCGGGGCTGGCCGAACAGCTGGGGGCCGGGTCCGCGGCGGCCGCCGAGGTTGCCGTGGAAGCGATCAACGAGGAGGGCGGGATCAACGACCGCGAGGTCGAGATCCAGGTCCGCGACCACGGCGACGACCCGCAGGCCCAGATGCGGAGCCTGGTCCAGGAGTTCGGGGCCGACGTAATGATCGGGCTGACTTCCTCGGGGGTGACGCTGAACTCCGGGCCGACCATCGAGCAGCTTGGAGTACCCTTCACCCTCACCGACATCGGGACGCCGTTCATCACCGAACACGACACCGACACCTACGGTGACTACTACGACGAGGACGGCAGGGCGGCCGGTCTCCCGAACCTGTTCCGGACGAACTCGATGACCGCCCACATGACCTACGGCATCGCCCAGTACACCGCCGACAACTTCGACGGCGGGCTCCGGATCGCGAACATGGGGCCGGACTACGCCTACGGCCAGCAGTGCTGGGCCTACTACCAGGCCTACCTCGACGGGCTCGGCTTCGACTACGAGGTCGTCGCCTCGGAGTTCCCGTCGCTGGGTGCCGGGGACATGACCCCTCAGATCACCACGGTCCAGAACGCGGACCCGGACATCGTGTTCACCAGCTTCTGGGCCGGCGACACCGTCACCTTCACCAGCCAGGCGGCCGAGCAGGGGCTGTTCGAGGACATCGAGGACTGCTTCGACACCATCGGCGCCGACCCGGTGAACTTCAACTCGCTGGGCGACACCATGCCCGATGGGCTCCACTACTCCGGATGGTACTGGCCCGGCGCCTACGGAACGGATGCCGACCAGAACTTCATCGACACATTCGTCGACGCCTACGAGGACGACGACGAGATCCTCGCCTACCCGACCTTCACCGGCGGGAGCACGTGGGCTGCGGTCCAGATCTACAAGGACGCCATCGAGGCCGCGGGTGGAACCAACGCCGAGGACATCATCGCGGAGATGGAGGGGTACACCTTCGAGAACGACCCCAGGGGGACGATCACCCTCGACGAGACCAGCCACCAGGCCAACGCCTCCGTGGTCATCGGCGAGTCCTCACAGGACGCGGACGTCCCCTACGACGGCCCGGGCCAGACCAACATACAGACCTACAGCATCGAGCGGTCGGAGGCCCAGGACCTGCTGGAGGGCAGCGAGGGACTGCTCGGCGGCCAGAACGACCTCCCGCCGGGTATGTGA
- a CDS encoding branched-chain amino acid ABC transporter permease: MSWMPMVSAGLIIDQVIIGFSIGGWLFLLASGLTLIFGVMEVLNFAHGALFMVGAYASIEVARAVPGGFWTGALAAALVVGVLGVIIEMGFLRRIYDRDELDQLLLTFAFVLLITEGIRFVFGSQSRLTPPPDIFQGTIVITEGVRLGAYRGFLILASVLVLGGILLALRTTNFGRLVRATSSDRDMALLLGINVPRLYTAVFLIGTALAGLGGALYAPITSVTPALGNSVIINAFVVVVIGGLGSFTGAFVGAYVIGLSIAVGSVFAAGAGQLFPFLALIVVLLLKPEGLVGGVADA, encoded by the coding sequence ATGTCATGGATGCCGATGGTATCGGCGGGACTCATAATTGACCAGGTGATCATCGGGTTCAGTATCGGGGGCTGGCTGTTCCTTCTGGCATCCGGTCTCACGCTCATCTTCGGCGTCATGGAGGTGTTGAACTTCGCACACGGCGCGCTGTTCATGGTCGGCGCCTACGCCTCCATCGAGGTGGCCCGGGCCGTCCCGGGTGGCTTCTGGACCGGGGCGCTCGCGGCGGCGCTCGTCGTCGGTGTGCTGGGCGTCATCATCGAGATGGGCTTTCTCAGACGGATCTACGACCGCGACGAACTCGACCAGCTCCTTCTGACCTTCGCGTTCGTGCTGTTGATCACTGAGGGGATCCGGTTCGTCTTCGGCTCCCAGTCCCGGCTCACTCCGCCGCCGGATATCTTTCAGGGCACCATCGTGATCACTGAAGGCGTCAGGCTGGGGGCCTACCGCGGATTTCTCATCCTCGCCTCCGTTCTCGTACTGGGCGGGATCCTGCTTGCCCTCCGGACGACGAACTTCGGCCGGCTCGTCCGGGCGACGTCGAGTGACCGGGACATGGCCCTGCTTCTGGGGATCAACGTCCCGCGACTGTACACTGCAGTGTTTCTGATCGGCACGGCGCTTGCCGGGCTCGGCGGGGCGCTGTATGCTCCGATCACCTCCGTGACGCCCGCGCTCGGGAACAGCGTCATCATCAACGCGTTCGTGGTCGTAGTCATCGGCGGGCTCGGCTCCTTCACCGGAGCGTTTGTCGGTGCCTACGTGATCGGACTCTCGATCGCGGTCGGGAGTGTGTTCGCGGCCGGGGCCGGACAGCTGTTCCCGTTCCTGGCGCTGATCGTCGTGCTGTTGCTCAAACCCGAGGGGC